In Ruminiclostridium papyrosolvens DSM 2782, the following proteins share a genomic window:
- a CDS encoding cytidylate kinase family protein, producing MSKKEMLKRYILFSIGLLVNSFGVSFITKANLGTSPISSIPYTLSLAFKPTLGMFTLYMSIVLIIIQIILLRKNFSRQYLLQIPVSMAFSWFIDLTMKMLSFMEPDMYYMKFLSLIVGCIILGVGVYMEMAADVVMLPGEAFVKAVSVTFHKDFGKTKVIFDSSMTTVAGAIGLLIFHKLAGVREGTIVAALLVGMIARFLKRKLGFVENFLSENAREVEKKWLQQNSDKVVITISREYGSSGRKIAQQLAKNLGFDYYDKSIIEMAAKESNLPEAYIEAKEQVMTNSFLYDFFSQYKILTDEETELDKLYEIETKIIREAAGKGNCVIVGRCADYVLKDLKNCYKIFVYAKEDYKVHQISQREHLEKSVAMKRMRDINKKRFMHYKYYTGRILGLSENYNLCLDVSTLGVEEAVEIIKEYISFSCMDIKGVSITSG from the coding sequence ATGAGTAAAAAAGAAATGTTAAAACGATACATTTTATTTAGTATAGGGTTATTAGTAAATTCCTTTGGTGTAAGTTTTATTACGAAAGCAAACCTTGGCACATCACCGATTTCCAGTATCCCATATACATTAAGTTTAGCATTTAAACCGACACTTGGTATGTTTACTCTGTATATGAGTATTGTTCTAATTATTATCCAAATAATTTTACTGCGTAAGAATTTTTCTAGACAATATTTATTGCAAATACCAGTGTCTATGGCATTTTCATGGTTTATTGACCTGACTATGAAAATGCTATCTTTTATGGAGCCGGATATGTACTACATGAAATTTCTCTCTCTGATTGTTGGCTGCATAATATTAGGAGTAGGTGTTTACATGGAGATGGCAGCAGATGTTGTAATGCTGCCAGGAGAAGCATTTGTAAAAGCAGTGTCTGTGACATTTCATAAAGATTTTGGTAAAACGAAGGTTATTTTTGATTCATCGATGACAACTGTAGCTGGCGCCATAGGGCTGCTTATATTCCATAAACTTGCTGGTGTGCGTGAAGGAACAATTGTTGCTGCGCTGCTTGTAGGGATGATAGCACGATTTTTGAAAAGAAAGCTGGGCTTTGTTGAGAACTTCCTGTCAGAAAATGCAAGAGAAGTTGAAAAAAAGTGGTTGCAGCAGAATTCGGACAAGGTTGTTATTACAATCAGCAGGGAATACGGAAGCAGCGGAAGAAAAATTGCGCAGCAATTGGCAAAAAATCTTGGATTTGATTATTATGATAAAAGTATTATAGAAATGGCAGCAAAAGAAAGTAATTTGCCAGAAGCATATATAGAAGCAAAAGAACAAGTAATGACAAACAGCTTTCTGTATGATTTTTTTTCACAGTATAAAATCTTAACAGATGAAGAAACAGAACTGGATAAATTGTATGAGATTGAGACTAAGATTATTAGAGAGGCTGCTGGCAAAGGTAATTGCGTAATAGTCGGGAGGTGCGCTGATTATGTTTTGAAAGATTTGAAAAATTGCTATAAAATATTTGTATATGCGAAAGAAGATTATAAAGTACATCAGATCAGTCAGCGTGAGCATCTGGAAAAGTCGGTAGCTATGAAACGCATGCGTGATATTAATAAAAAGCGTTTCATGCATTACAAATATTATACAGGCAGAATTCTGGGTCTTTCGGAAAATTACAATCTATGTCTGGATGTTAGTACACTTGGTGTAGAAGAAGCAGTTGAAATCATTAAGGAATACATAAGCTTTAGTTGTATGGATATAAAGGGTGTCTCCATTACGTCTGGTTAA
- a CDS encoding single-stranded DNA-binding protein translates to MVGNVIENNVVTISGRVVSEVEYSHEVYGEGFYSFQLDVPRLSESSDKISVTFSERLVPKEKLVIGSLLEIEGQFRSYNSYKSESNKLVLTVFAREVVFIDEDKRIKNPNQIYLNGYICKSPIYRMTPFGREITDILVAVNRPYNKSDYIPCIAWGRNARYSQNLSIGDNIKIWGRIQSREYQKKLESGETLTKTAYEVSVSKMEISEPSATNENDENDENNDIENSTEE, encoded by the coding sequence ATGGTCGGAAATGTAATAGAAAACAACGTAGTGACCATTTCAGGAAGAGTAGTTTCGGAGGTTGAATATAGTCATGAGGTATATGGAGAAGGATTCTATTCTTTTCAATTAGATGTACCCAGATTAAGTGAAAGCAGTGACAAAATATCTGTTACATTTTCAGAACGTCTGGTTCCAAAGGAGAAGCTTGTAATTGGCTCACTGTTGGAAATAGAGGGTCAATTCAGATCATATAACAGTTATAAGAGTGAATCAAATAAACTTGTACTTACTGTTTTTGCAAGGGAAGTCGTTTTTATTGATGAAGATAAAAGAATAAAAAATCCTAATCAGATTTATCTGAACGGTTATATATGTAAGTCACCCATATATAGAATGACCCCTTTTGGAAGGGAAATAACAGATATACTTGTGGCAGTTAACAGACCATATAATAAATCAGACTATATCCCATGCATAGCTTGGGGCAGAAATGCCAGGTATTCTCAAAATCTGTCTATCGGAGACAATATTAAAATATGGGGAAGAATCCAAAGCAGAGAGTATCAAAAGAAGCTTGAGTCAGGAGAAACTCTGACAAAGACTGCTTATGAGGTTTCGGTCTCTAAAATGGAAATTTCCGAACCGTCAGCTACTAATGAAAATGATGAGAACGACGAGAATAACGATATTGAAAATTCAACAGAAGAATAA
- a CDS encoding NAD(P)/FAD-dependent oxidoreductase, with product MSRKIVIVGAGYAGIETALYLQRKKKKKEDLSITIIDKNSYHTLLTELHETAGNRIDSHGVIVPLRDIFQYTDVNIVKDEIVKFDMESKVVSSNNNKYEYDYLVLAFGSEPNYYGIPGMKEYSYPLWSFKDSLRIKEHILDCFELASQEIDETRKKALLTFVVGGGGFTGVEMMGELGRWVKKLCIDYGISRNQVSLYLIEALPKILTILNENNVKKSMDYLTSSLGVNVLLESAITKLDSEKVELKDGRSINTRTLIWTAGIKASSLTDEIDTEKNRTSRIVVDEYTKTTFKNVYAIGDVSAFTYDDKILPPLVESAVQTGKNAAVNILADIRGTEKVKLSPKLHGVMVSIGSNFAVSEIMGKQLPVWLSILMKYMVNVHYLFGIGGFELVIKYLNHELINKRHRKSFLEYHYTRRSATIWLVPLRLFLGYTWFIEGYNKIKEGWLTSPMLAGMPVDGASSASITESGEKVFRIISSHTPEWYAWIANRLVIPNALVFQIMIVLAEVGLGLAFISGTFTFIAALAAISLNINFLLSTGLYETSWWLIPAEIAMWGGAGRVFGIDSYLMPTLMKLWRYLVRRSS from the coding sequence ATGTCCAGAAAAATAGTAATCGTAGGTGCAGGTTATGCAGGAATAGAAACTGCTTTATACCTTCAACGAAAAAAGAAGAAGAAAGAAGATTTATCGATTACGATTATAGATAAAAATTCATATCATACACTGTTGACTGAGCTTCACGAAACTGCCGGAAACAGAATAGACTCCCATGGAGTTATTGTACCTCTCAGAGATATATTTCAATACACTGATGTTAATATAGTAAAAGATGAAATTGTAAAATTTGATATGGAAAGTAAAGTTGTTTCATCAAATAATAATAAGTATGAATATGACTATCTTGTTTTAGCTTTTGGAAGTGAGCCGAATTATTACGGTATACCCGGAATGAAGGAATACAGCTACCCTCTTTGGTCATTTAAAGATTCACTCAGGATAAAAGAGCATATATTGGACTGCTTTGAACTTGCTTCACAAGAAATTGATGAAACCAGAAAAAAAGCTCTTTTGACCTTTGTAGTAGGCGGAGGTGGCTTTACAGGCGTTGAGATGATGGGCGAATTGGGAAGATGGGTTAAAAAACTTTGCATAGATTACGGTATTTCCCGTAATCAGGTAAGTCTTTACCTGATAGAAGCCCTGCCCAAAATACTTACAATACTAAATGAGAATAATGTTAAAAAATCCATGGATTATCTTACTTCTTCTTTAGGAGTCAATGTACTTCTTGAAAGTGCAATTACAAAACTTGATTCTGAAAAAGTGGAGCTAAAAGACGGACGCTCCATAAATACACGTACCCTTATATGGACTGCCGGTATAAAAGCCTCCTCTCTGACCGATGAAATAGACACTGAAAAAAATAGAACTTCAAGAATTGTTGTTGACGAATACACTAAAACAACCTTTAAAAATGTATACGCAATAGGAGATGTATCTGCTTTCACCTATGATGATAAAATTCTTCCTCCGCTGGTAGAATCAGCGGTGCAAACGGGTAAAAATGCAGCTGTTAATATTCTGGCTGATATCAGAGGCACTGAGAAAGTCAAATTATCACCTAAGCTCCATGGTGTTATGGTTTCAATCGGGAGCAATTTTGCCGTTAGTGAGATAATGGGTAAGCAACTTCCTGTATGGCTGTCAATACTAATGAAGTACATGGTAAACGTCCATTATTTATTTGGCATAGGGGGATTTGAACTTGTTATAAAATATCTGAATCATGAATTAATAAACAAAAGACACAGAAAATCCTTTCTTGAGTACCACTATACCCGTAGATCCGCTACAATATGGCTTGTACCCCTAAGACTGTTCCTTGGCTACACCTGGTTTATAGAGGGCTACAATAAAATAAAGGAAGGCTGGTTGACTTCACCAATGTTGGCAGGCATGCCCGTTGATGGTGCTTCCAGTGCTTCTATTACGGAATCCGGAGAAAAAGTATTCAGAATTATTTCCTCACATACACCCGAGTGGTATGCATGGATAGCAAATAGATTAGTAATTCCAAACGCTCTTGTCTTCCAAATAATGATAGTTTTAGCTGAAGTGGGACTTGGACTTGCATTTATATCAGGAACATTTACGTTTATTGCAGCCCTTGCCGCAATTTCTTTAAACATCAATTTTCTTCTTTCAACAGGCTTGTATGAGACAAGCTGGTGGCTTATCCCTGCTGAAATAGCTATGTGGGGAGGTGCAGGAAGAGTGTTTGGCATAGACAGTTACCTTATGCCGACGTTGATGAAGTTATGGAGATACCTTGTAAGACGAAGCTCATAA
- a CDS encoding FAD:protein FMN transferase: protein MKNYRFLILLTFIIVSFYLSGCSQSNASNDYIEKESFQMGTVISQRIYGSNAEDCANKVIQRLNNLEENMSVNIKTSTVSRINSHSGQSQAFRINNDIYNILTAADKFSKLSNGAFDITIGPLVKEWGVFTDHPHVPSPSRISELLKLVNYKSIDFGQDQMTFRLPMKGQMIDFGAIAKGYAADEAVKICRREGIKSAYINLGGNVYVVGNKPDNTPWRIGIQNPRAVDGKYIGILSVSDKTIVTSGDYERFFMKDGIRYHHIIDPRTGCPSNSDLISSTIVTDSSINADALSTATFVMGLRKSEELLKKLDGVDAIFVTKDKKVYLTENLKKDFDFQDESGEFTYVEKG, encoded by the coding sequence TTGAAAAATTATCGTTTTTTAATTCTTTTGACATTTATAATTGTTTCTTTTTACCTAAGCGGATGTTCACAGAGTAACGCCAGTAATGATTACATTGAAAAAGAAAGCTTTCAAATGGGTACTGTAATTTCTCAAAGAATTTATGGAAGTAATGCTGAGGATTGTGCTAACAAAGTTATTCAAAGGTTAAACAACCTTGAAGAAAATATGTCTGTTAATATTAAAACAAGTACTGTTAGCCGGATTAACAGTCATTCCGGGCAATCACAGGCATTCCGCATAAATAACGATATCTATAATATTCTAACTGCAGCCGATAAATTTTCCAAGTTGAGCAATGGGGCCTTTGACATAACTATAGGGCCTTTAGTTAAGGAGTGGGGCGTTTTTACTGATCATCCCCATGTGCCTTCCCCGAGCAGGATAAGTGAACTTCTAAAACTTGTGAATTACAAATCAATTGACTTTGGCCAAGACCAAATGACCTTCAGGCTTCCCATGAAGGGTCAAATGATTGATTTTGGTGCTATTGCAAAAGGGTATGCAGCAGATGAAGCCGTAAAAATCTGTCGTAGAGAAGGAATAAAATCAGCTTACATAAATCTTGGAGGAAATGTTTATGTAGTTGGAAATAAACCGGATAATACACCATGGAGAATTGGTATTCAAAATCCAAGAGCAGTGGACGGTAAATATATTGGTATTCTAAGTGTTTCAGACAAAACTATAGTAACCTCCGGTGACTATGAGAGATTTTTTATGAAAGACGGTATCAGGTATCACCATATTATAGACCCTAGAACGGGATGCCCCAGCAATTCGGATTTGATTAGTTCAACCATTGTTACGGACAGTTCCATTAATGCCGATGCTCTGTCAACTGCAACATTTGTGATGGGATTGAGGAAGTCAGAAGAATTATTGAAAAAGCTGGATGGTGTTGATGCTATATTTGTTACTAAAGATAAAAAGGTCTATTTAACTGAAAACCTTAAAAAGGACTTTGATTTTCAGGATGAAAGTGGGGAGTTTACTTATGTTGAAAAAGGGTGA
- a CDS encoding NusG domain II-containing protein — MLKKGDIILLLVIVIAMFSAIFFGKENAVSLSNVNGIKVDNIGITAIIKRNDKVIRKINLTSLDKREVINISGLHKVTIAAEKNRICFLESDCPDKVCVKTGWLSHPGDIAVCLPNKIIIKLEQDKNQNVDGVVK, encoded by the coding sequence ATGTTGAAAAAGGGTGACATAATTCTTTTATTGGTAATAGTTATTGCTATGTTTTCAGCTATTTTTTTTGGCAAAGAAAATGCAGTCAGTTTAAGCAATGTCAATGGAATCAAAGTTGATAACATTGGTATTACGGCGATAATAAAAAGGAATGACAAAGTTATCAGAAAAATAAATCTGACAAGTCTGGATAAAAGAGAAGTAATTAATATATCAGGGTTGCATAAGGTAACTATTGCAGCAGAAAAAAACAGAATTTGCTTTTTAGAATCGGATTGCCCTGACAAGGTTTGTGTAAAAACCGGCTGGCTCAGCCACCCCGGGGACATAGCTGTTTGTCTGCCTAATAAAATAATTATTAAGCTTGAGCAAGACAAGAATCAGAATGTGGATGGAGTGGTAAAGTGA